Proteins encoded in a region of the Anopheles aquasalis chromosome 2, idAnoAquaMG_Q_19, whole genome shotgun sequence genome:
- the LOC126570413 gene encoding PAT complex subunit CCDC47 yields MRFLLPLLVVAVFYLVPQVIVAQGSDNFEENDFAEFEDFEEDEFVGEEQAPTGQQPSAAAGNAEGGDRRQQGSLPPSNAQFRQQEINEDFIEIEEDQDEDDAIVESEDNEFEHFQDEEEFEGFANTIGDQDDLRPGETVGKQAEPKLTIPKVPIHFRTHWDSYWMEMLMLAGLMAYFANYLVGNKKNSAIANQWLTIHRTLLEDNFVLVGDDGKKETEGSTFSFNKESESVYTLWCSGRTCCEGMLVELKMIKRQDLVSLIAGIMKPVQDQLHIKVELSPEAVDNFVFCIATRKQATKMFKELNDLSKYCCLVSKAEDKYGVPGFALLSEIPEASASVLDGRVVAALNKFSHLIDYIHISDQYSGPIQQEDPNQLKRPDVKRILHCGFNVPVKGDLEEMKPLLILVFYLMDRLRRFKLSKEGKAKSDKNRATVEEEFMKNTHQARAEAAALRREEKRKAEKEKMLAEEDPEKQRRWEKKEQKRQLKKQAPKMKQLSIKAL; encoded by the exons ATGCGGTTCCTGTTgccactgttggtggtggcagtgtttTATCTCGTGCCCCAAGTGATCGTTGCCCAGGGATCGGATAACTTCGAGGAGAACGATTTCGCCGAGTTTGAAGACTTTGAAGAGGACGAGTTTGTGGGAGAAGAGCAGGCACCGACCGGACAGCAACCATCGGCAGCCGCTGGGAATGCTGAAGGAGGGGACCGCCGGCAGCAAGGTAGTCTGCCACCGTCGAACGCACAATTCCGCCAGCAGGAGATCAATGAGGATTTTATAGAAATTGAAGAGGACCAGGATGAAGACGATGCCATCGTGGAAAGCGAAGACAATGAGTTCGAACACTTCCAGGACGAGGAGGAGTTTGAAGGTTTTGCGAACACGATCGGCGATCAGGACGACCTGCGCCCGGGCGAGACGGTCGGCAAGCAGGCGGAACCGAAGCTCACCATACCGAAGGTGCCAATCCACTTCCGTACGCACTGGGACTCGTACTGGATggagatgctgatgctggccggTCTGATGGCTTACTTTGCAAACTATCTCGTCGGGAACAAGAAGAACTCGGCCATTGCCAACCAATGGCTGACGATCCATCGAACCCTGCTCGAGGACAACTTTGTGctcgttggtgatgatggcaaaaaggaaacggaaggTTCCACTTTCAGCTTCaacaaagagagcgaaagtgtGTACACTTTGTGGTGCAGCGGACGAACCTGCTGCGAGGGCATGCTGGTTGAACTGAAAATGATCAAGCGACAGGACCTCGTATCGCTGATCGCCGGCATCATGAAGCCCGTTCAGGACCAGCTACATATCAAGGTGGAACTGTCGCCCGAGGCCGTGGACAATTTCGTGTTTTGCATCGCAACCCGTAAACAGGCTACTAAGATGTTTAAGGAGTTGAATGATTTG AGTAAATACTGTTGTCTAGTCAGTAAGGCCGAGGACAAATACGGCGTTCCCGGTTTTGCACTGTTATCGGAGATTCCCGAAGCATCCGCTAGTGTATTAGATGGAAGGGTAGTGGCGGCACTCAACAAGTTCTCGCACCTGATCGACTATATCCATATCTCGGATCAGTACAGTGGACCGATCCAGCAGGAGGATCCGAACCAGCTGAAGCGTCCGGACGTGAAACGTATTTTGCACTGTGGCTTCAATGTGCCCGTGAAGGGCGATTTGGAGGAGATGAAACCATTGCTGATACTCGTGTTCTATTTAATGGATCGTTTACGTAGATTCAAACTCTCAAAGGAG GGAAAGGCCAAGTCGGACAAAAATCGGGCAACGGTTGAAGAAGAGTTTATGAAAAACACTCACCAGGCTCGTGCTGAAGCCGCCGCGTTGCGACGTGAGGAGAAGCGTAAggctgaaaaggaaaaaatgttgGCCGAAGAGGATCCGGAAAAGCAGCGTCGttgggagaagaaggaacagaagCGTCAGCTCAAGAAGCAAGCTCCCAAGATGAAGCAACTTTCGATCAAAGCCCTTTAG
- the LOC126569611 gene encoding dyslexia-associated protein KIAA0319-like protein → MHKQMDTMGRAGHCCFCVFLLLAIAIRIADCGLDTYLNDEQRIPVAAELSGIDKCPRMLRYVFEGYAPIGNTNAGNYTENLKATTLEPCVRDCCEKGANCNTAFIFNHTCYHVKCISNELCLPAKKENVDSTLRMVLVNPVENGGMAGSTWWGLLKKAQEKRLLMGGGTAAAGAEELREENLLDKLAEIYNLANGVQRVRADEDKYDLTPADNLYRGPFKTIDYGTSSFDKYPNSYLHDQYDEEAEESKFYAETMRPCVSDATCPENEICLRVVANLRDGICSCIEGFERNEKKQCLPKPSHPQSELRDQPPMGSTRSEAQMMSAQKLNLKQEEPLPSPMRSTSTKDLTVSVVSKDVRLPTNEATLSAYVIPDETTSGDRYQYLWTLVSQPKGDNNSTIADQTKSIAKLSGLAEGLYQFKVTVSGQNGSYGEAFMNITVLPEQKINRPPQVLITPVNQTVRLPNHEAILDGSGSGDDVKIVRWRWVLEQGPLGYQPDLPEVSTLQLKHLTIPGNYTFKLTVEDEAGLSSSASAVIQVLKEIDYPPEANAGQNVILYLPNNNVTLNGSMSKDDNGIVAWEWTKAITNQSKAVDMQNTRTPFLQLSNLEEGVYAFELKVTDAKNQSSTSMVHVFVKPPSNRPPVAKASSSGTISLPQNWAILNGNESSDDIKIVTYHWQQLSGPNMALILNQNASIANATSLTIGEYIFELVVSDEANNNARDQVRITVVQEKNTPPVANAGGDQTITMPTNMLVLNGTRSSDDLGIVRYSWTREPSSLAIGTIIDDSDKKPVLMLTNIVTGRYVFKLTVHDGQGLSASDTVSIIVRPDPLLMNLVEVTITTEATVLTATELDSIEQKLALLIGDNMAKVQVRELKVEPRTGQVVIVFFVERKTGLEDKDKVEVIPALEVERILKEKFWRDYTILGTSVVGIRTTVCQNDCSGHGVCNAETRECICQSFWMPDIFYFWGIAEANCDWSILYVIVGVLIVFFVLSGICWGITCLCRRTPKPRTRPKPQKYSLLQTNDEELPSFNRAGPNNSDTETDSDVLFESRSQRHNGLLPVGRNGGIPNGELRNGGNGTGHPKYGVTRLGRRIKA, encoded by the exons ATGCATAAACAGATGGACACCATGGGACGAGCGGGTCATTGTTGCTTCTGCGTGTTTCTGCTGCTAGCGATTGCCATCCGGATAGCCGACTGTGGTCTAGATACGTATTTAAACGATGAGCAGCGCATACCGGTCGCGGCCGAGTTATCCGGCATCGACAAGTGCCCCCGGATGTTGCGCTACGTCTTCGAAGGCTACGCACCGATTG GTAACACAAACGCGGGAAATTACACGGAGAATCTAAAGGCTACTACGCTGGAACCATGCGTTAGGGATTGCTGCGAGAAGGGCGCAAACTGTAACACGGCGTTCATCTTTAACCACACCTGCTACCATGTGAAGTGTATCAGCAACGAACTGTGCCTTccggcgaaaaaggaaaacgtgGATTCTACACTGCGAATGGTTCTGGTGAACCCGGTCGAGAACGGTGGTATGGCCGGATCCACGTGGTGGGGACTGTTAAAGAAAGCCCAAGAGAAGCGACTGCTGATGGGTGgtggaactgcagcagccgGTGCGGAAGAATTACGAGAGGAAAACCTGTTGGACAAGCTGGCCGAGATCTACAACCTCGCGAACGGAGTACAGCGCGTCCGTGCGGATGAGGACAAGTATGATCTTACGCCGGCCGATAATCTGTATCGCGGACCATTCAAAACGATTGACTACGGCACGAGTAGCTTTGATAAGTACCCGAACAGCTACTTGCACGATCAGTACGACGAAGAGGCGGAAGAGAGTAAGTTCTATGCCGAGACGATGCGTCCGTGCGTTTCGGATGCGACCTGTCCCGAGAACGAAATATGCCTGCGTGTTGTAGCAAACTTGCGAGATGGCATTTGTAGCTGTATTGAGGGAttcgaacgaaatgaaaagaagcagTGTCTCCCCAAACCATCACATCCACAGTCGGAGTTGAGAGATCAGCCACCGATGGGCAGTACGAGATCGGAAGCACAAATGATGTCGGCCCAGAAACTGAACCTGAAACAGGAGGAACCATTGCCATCACCAATGCGATCTACTTCGACCAAGGATCTGACCGTTTCTGTGGTTTCCAAAGACGTACGGTTACCGACAAATGAGGCCACACTGTCGGCTTACGTGATACCGGATGAAACGACGAGCGGAGATCGGTATCAGTACCTGTGGACGCTCGTTTCTCAACCCAAAGGTGACAACAACAGTACCATCGCCGATCAAACGAAATCGATCGCCAAGCTTTCGGGGCTGGCGGAGGGTTTGTATCAGTTCAAAGTGACCGTCAGCGGACAGAATGGGTCATATGGTGAAGCCTTTATGAACATTACTGTCCTACCGGAACAGAAAATCAATCGACCACCGCAGGTGTTAATCACGCCAGTGAATCAAACGGTGCGACTACCGAACCACGAAGCAATCCTGGACGGTAGTGGTTCCGGTGACGATGTAAAGATCGTGCGATGGCGTTGGGTGCTGGAGCAAGGTCCGCTCGGTTATCAACCGGATCTGCCGGAAGTGAGCACACTACAGCTGAAGCATCTTACGATCCCCGGTAACTACACTTTCAAGCTAACGGTGGAGGATGAGGCAGGGCTGAGCAGCAGTGCGAGCGCCGTCATTCAGGTGCTGAAGGAGATCGACTATCCGCCAGAAGCGAACGCTGGGCAGAATGTGATTCTCTATCTTCCCAACAATAACGTCACGCTAAACGGATCAATGAGCAAGGACGACAATGGCATTGTAGCTTGGGAATGGACGAAAGCCATTACCAACCAGTCGAAGGCAGTCGACATGCAGAACACTCGCACACCGTTTCTGCAGCTTTCCAACCTAGAGGAGGGCGTATATGCGTTTGAGCTGAAGGTCACGGACGCCAAGAATCAGAGCAGCACGTCGAtggtgcatgtgtttgtgaaaCCACCGAGTAATCGGCCACCGGTTGCAAAAGCGAGTTCCAGCGGAACGATTTCCTTGCCACAAAACTGGGCCATATTGAATGGAAACGAATCGAGTGATGATATCAAAATAGTGACCTACCATTGGCAGCAGCTATCAGGGCCAAACATGGCACTCATTTTGAATCAGAACGCATCC ATTGCTAATGCAACGTCGTTGACGATTGGGGAATATATCTTTGAGCTAGTGGTTTCGGACGAGGCGAATAATAATGCACGCGATCAAGTACGAATCACTGTAGTGCAGGAGAAGAACACCCCGCCTGTGGCGAATGCAGGTGGTGATCAAACGATCACGATGCCCACCaacatgctggtgctgaatgGTACACGATCGAGTGACGATCTCGGCATCGTGCGCTACAGCTGGACCCGAGAGCCCAGCAGTCTTGCGATCGGTACCATAATCGATGACAGCGATAAGAAACCAGTGCTAATG TTAACGAACATTGTTACCGGACGATACGTCTTCAAATTGACGGTACACGATGGACAAGGTTTATCTGCTTCGGACACGGTCAGCATCATTGTGAGGCCAGATCCTTTGCTGATGAACCTGGTCGAGGTGACGATAACTACTGAAGCGACCGTACTAACAGCAACCGAGTTGGATTCGATCGAGCAAAAGTTAGCTCTGCTTATCGGGGATAACATGGCCAAGGTACAGGTTCGGGAGCTTAAAGTGGAACCCAGAACCGGCCAGGTGGTCATAGTATTTTTTGTCGAGCGAAAGACGGGCCTTGAG GATAAGGACAAGGTGGAAGTGATACCAGCGCTGGAAGTGGAGCGAATATTGAAGGAAAAATTTTGGCGTGACTACACCATACTCGGTACGTCGGTGGTGGGCATCCGCACTACGGTTTGCCAGAACGATTGCTCTGGTCACGGTGTTTGCAATGCGGAAACACGGGAGTGTATTTGCCAGAGTTTCTGGATGCCCGAtatcttttatttttggggTATCGCCGAAGCTAATTGTG ACTGGTCCATATTGTATGTAATTGTTGGCGTGCTGATAGTATTCTTTGTGCTGTCCGGCATTTGTTGGGGTATCACTTGCCTTTGTCGGCGCACGCCGAAACCGCGTACCAGACCCAAACCGCAAAAGTATTCCTTGctgcaaaccaacgatgagGAACTACCTTCAT TCAAT